GCCGCGCCCGGGCCCCGGGGAGACGGTGTTGCGCAAGCCCTTCACCATCGAGGCCCTGGCCGAGGCCCTGGAGGCCGCCAGCCGGGCCGAGGCCTCGGCGTGAGCCGAGGCCTCCCTCGACTGCTTACTTGTGGGTCTGCTCGTAGTAGTCGATCGCCTTCTTGCAGTTGACCGAGATCTTGTTCATGTTCTTCTCGAAGCAGCGGTCGACCTGAGGGCTGTCCGGCGGCAGGTTGCCGCAATAGGTCATGTAGTCGCCGGTGCAGTACTTCTTCAGGTTGGGATCGTCCCGCTGGGCCAGGGCCGGCCCGGCGAGGACCATCAGGCTGCCGGCAGCCAGGAGAGCGAGCGACATCGGCCTGAGCATCATGTCTGTCGAAGCCTTGCAGAGCGTGGGAAGTGGCAGCGACATGGCCCGAAACCCGCATCCTGACAAGGGCCGCGGGACGGAGGCGATGCGGGGCGGTCGCTGGCGAGGCTGGCGCCCCGGCGGCCCGCAAAGCGGGAAACTCCTGTCGGGG
This is a stretch of genomic DNA from Methylobacterium sp. 17Sr1-1. It encodes these proteins:
- a CDS encoding 3',5'-cyclic-nucleotide phosphodiesterase — its product is MSLALLAAGSLMVLAGPALAQRDDPNLKKYCTGDYMTYCGNLPPDSPQVDRCFEKNMNKISVNCKKAIDYYEQTHK